The following is a genomic window from Parabacteroides johnsonii DSM 18315.
GTCCGTATTTTTGAATATCATGTACATCCAGCACGATATCGGAAGACAGATACTCGTTGTTCCATTCTTTTGTTTCCGGGAACGACTTGTTTGACGACATTACCAGTACCGGACAGTCCAGGTCGATCCCTTTCTGCACTGTTTTCTGTGCCTCTTGTATGGCATTTATCCATCCGGCTTTTTTCGGATGCCCATTCATCATCTTCCAATTCGTATTATATACCCATTCCCCTTTGAATCGTTTGAGTAGGCTATGAGCATACGAAGCATCTCCGTATCCTTGTACGGTCAGGTTTGGAAATAGTTTCCCGATGCAGGAAACTACAGGGATTACGATCTTTTCCATCATCCATCCGAAATTCCAGTCCAGAAAAGGGCTGTTTAATATCAATCCGTCAACGGGAAGTTTTCCTTTTTTGCTGTCCAGATAATATGGCGTAATCAATCCACCGGTAGAATGTGCCATTAGCAATATTTTGTCATTCCCTTCTTCCTTAATGATGGCAAGAGCAGTATCGAGGTCTGCAAAATACTCTTTCAAACTTTTGCAGAAGAAAGGATTCTGGTTCGGCAGGATCGAGCGTCCGTACTTGCGGAGGTCCATAGCATAAAAGTTATAACCGTGGGCATTCACGCTGTCACCCAATTGCTTTTGAAAAAAATAGTCGTTGTAGCCATGTATATACAGGATTGCCTGTTTGGTCTCCGGCAACTGCGGTTTCTTGACAAGTGTGCAGACGACTTTTCCCTCGTAATCATCCGGCATCTGAATGGTCCGGCGCAGATAATTGTCACCCAACACATCCGGAATGTATTGGGCGTACATTATAGAGACGAAAAGCAGTAATAAGATCGTAAAGTATAGTTTCCGTGCCATATCTGTTTTTTATTTCTTTACTATAACGCGTTCATCCTGATGTTTGTTGCAGGTGAAGGCTACAAAAATACAATCTTCTTTATATATCTTGGGTTATCTGTTGTAACATTTGTTTCTAATGACTAACTTGCAGGGCAAAAATACAGAAAGGCTGATACTCGGAGTTTAGAATGAAAAATGCGTTGCTTATTATTTGTTTTATCCTTACACAAGTTTCTGTTGTAAGCGGAGTTGTTGCGAATGACCTTGATGATTTGCGACAAGAATTGAAAAACTTGCCGGATAGCAGTAAATTGATAAAGTTGAATGAGCTACTTTATCAGAATAACCGTAACAGGGTGTTTAAAACCTACGCAGACCTGCTATTGGAAGAGGCCCGGCGACAAAAGAACGATTTCTATAAAGGGAACGCTTTATTATCGATCATGCGCTATTACTATTCCAAAAATCCGGACAGCCTGCGTTTTTATCTGAAACAAGCCGAGCCAATTTATTTAGCTACTAATCGGATAGAAGATCTATGCCGGGCGAAAGGTTGGAATATCTATACTTTGATCTCAGGAGGAACGCATGACCAGGTAATTGGAGAAGTAGAGAGTTTGAAGGAATTGGCTACCCGTCTCAACTATCCGGAAGGGGTCGATATGGCCAACCAGGCCTTAGCCAGTTTTTATTTCAATATCGGATTGAAAGATGAAGGTATCCGTTTATGTAATGAAATCTTGCAAGGAATGGAAGAACGTGGAGCCTCCCGTGTTCGCCGGTTCTATTTGTTACGTTTGTTGTTAAATCAAAAACCTGAGCAGGAATACTTGTTCAAGCTCGATACCTGTATAAAGAACTGCGAAGAAGAAGGAATCACCCAGCTGGATGCGGAGCATTCGCTAACTTATCTGAAACATGCTTATCATCTTTATTCCGTACAGTATTATATAGCTTGTAAAGACTCTTCGCAAGCCTATTTCCATTTGCAGAAGTTAGGTGAATTAGAGAAACGGTACAATATGAATACGGAAAGGATCATGGCACAGTTTCTCTGGATGAGTTATTATAATCTGGTCGGCGAGTATGACAAGGCATTGGTGATTATAGACCAGTTGAAACATATTCTGTTGAGCAACAAGCGTTATAATGACTGGGTTACGGTGGAAGCTATCAGAGCCGATATCTATTATAAAATGGGAAGAGGAATGGAGTCAGCCAAGGCTTACAGAGACTCGAAAGCCGTACATGATTCGGTTATCCAAGCCCAATATTATGAAGATCTGGCCAAGTTGAGAACACAACGTGAAGTTGATAAGTTGGAATTACAAAGCCGGAAACTGGAGCTGGAAGCTGAAAAGTCTCGTGTCCGATCCTGGATATTCGGTAGTGGTGCCATCATCTTGCTCCTGCTTTGCGGGGTGTTGGGATTCCTGGCTTATTCCCGCCACCGTTATGGAGCCCGTTTGAAAATTGCAAAAGAAAAAGCGGAGGAGGCGGATCATTTGAAGTCTGCCTTTCTTGCCAATATGAACCATGAGATACGGACACCATTAAATGCAATAGTCGGTTTTTCGCAAGTAATAGCCGAGGAAAGTGATATAGAAACACGCCGGGAATTTGCCAAGATCATCCAAAACAACAACGAACTGTTGCAGCGTTTGATAGAGGACGTACTGGATATTTCGAAAATAGAATCGAACACGCTTACATTCGTATTGACGGATCAGGATTTGCAGGCATTGATGAAAGACCTTTATAGCATTATGTCGTTACGGATATCTGAAAACGTAGAACTACAGTTGGACGATTGTCCTCGTTTTACGCTTCGTACGGACCGGAACCGACTGACACAAGTGTTGGCGAACTTGTTGACCAATGCTATCAAGCATACCCATGAAGGTTATATCCGTTTTGGTTATAAGGTGGCGGCTGGCGAGATCTGTTTTTATGTAGCGGATACGGGCGAAGGAATACCGGAAGACCAGTTGGAGCACGTGTTTGACCGTTTTGTCAAACTGACGGAATGGACAACAGGTGTCGGTTTGGGGCTTGCTATCTCCAAAGCCCTGGTGGCGAAGCTTGGCGGTCGTATGGAAGTTTGTTCCAAACAGGGAGAAGGTTCTACTTTTAGTGTTATTTTTCCTGTGTGATCCATTCTCTGCCACTCCCATCCTTGAAGAGATGTTGTTAATAGGCAAAATTAATCCGGTGGAATTTGGGTAATTTTATTAGTAAAAGTTATTTTTGCAAAGTTAACAACACATGCACTTGTACTTGGAGAATCGGAGAGACATAATAAATCCTTTTGAAATTAATTCGGAAATGAATTTTGGCGTCTTTTACAATGCGTACTACCAACGTTTTGTAAGGTATGCTTTTTATTATGTAAATGATTTGCAGGCGGCCGAGGATTTGACGCATGATGCTTTGTTGTACTATTGGGAGAATAAACACAAGTTGCCTGCCGATGCGGACGTCTTGGGATATATATTAGAGTCCGTCAAGAATAAATGCCTGAATTATCTGAAGCATATCCAGGTGGAAGTCGAATACAGCAAGAGACGTACAGAGTTGCATGACTGGGAAATCACAACGCGTATCCAGACATTGGAAAACGAAAGCTACAGCACGATCTTTTCTAAAGATATAATGAGAATCGTCATGGAATCTTTATCCGAATTACCGGAACAGACTCGTCATATATTTGTTTTGAATCGTCTGGATTATAAATCAAGGAAAGAAATAGCGACAACCTTAGGTGTTTCCCAACAAAAAGTAGATTATCATATCAATAAGGCCAATGATCATCTCCGCTTGAAACTGAAAGACTATATTCCCCTGATACTGTTATTCTTGAATTAGGCATATCTGAACTTCTCTGTTTTCGACATTGTCGAGAATATATACGGCGTTGTCGTGTATATTCTCGGCATTGTCGTATATATACACGACAACGTCGAAAACAAACTACACTTGCATCAGCTTTGAAATACAACGTATTGCCTAGTGGAACTTGCGTCATTGTTTTGAAAAATAGTTGCCGGTAAGCAAAAAAAGTTCTGTTACGGTTGGGATTTTTCTTTGATGAGTTGCTCTATTTATAGAAACAGGAAAAGAGAAACGATGCAAATAGATCAACATATACTTATTCGTTACTTTCTGAAGCAGGCTTCGGAAGAAGAAAAGGAGGTAATACGGCAGTGGATTGAAAGCAGCGAAGACAACCGCCGGCGTTTTATCCGGGAGCGGATTCGTTTTGATGCTTCCATTTTGGTAGACGAAGCTGCGGTTGAGTCTTCCACTAAAATTGCTTCCGGCAAGCGTTACCGGCTACATCCTGCATTGAATTGGTCTTTAAAAGTGGCCGCTTCGATTTTGATTTTATTGGGAAGTTTTTATCTGTATGATAATTACCGGATGGCTCGATTGTCACAGACTCTACAGTGTGTATATGTCCCGGCTGGCAACCGTACTAATATCCAGCTTCCGGATGGTACGAGTGTCTGGCTGAATGCCAACACGTCTCTCCGTTATCCGATGGCTTTTGCAGAAAATAGCCGGGAGATAATGTTGGACGGCGAAGCTTATTTTGAAGTGGCGAAAGATAAAAAGCCTTTTATTGTCAAAACGAGCAAATATGACGTGGAGGTGCTGGGGACAACTTTTAATGTCGAGGCTTACAAAGACAAGCCGAATTTCCGGACGATGCTCTATGAAGGTAAAGTCAAGCTCTATAATACGAAGAGTCCGAAAGCAGTCTACCTTTCTCCGGGACAGACAGCGGAATTGATGGGTGAATCGTTGCGAGTCGTCCCAACAACGGCTCCTAACAGCTATCGTTGGAAAGACGGCCTGATCTATATCGAAGACAAGTCTTTTAATGCGATCATGGAACTGTTTGAAAAGTTCTATGATGTGCGGATCATAGTCAACAACAAAGCAGTGAAAGATTTAGGCTATCGTGGGAAGCTCCGGATATCCGATGGAGTGGATCATGCTTTGCGCGTCTTGCAAAATGACTTCCCTTTCAAATACAAGCGGGATGAAGAGAGAAACATCATATATATTAACTGATAAAATCGATTTGCCTATGAGGAAGGACACATGAGAAACACGTAAAAAAGAACCGGCAGTTGCGCCAACAACCACCGGCTCTCCAGTACATTTTTAATATACTTATTAATTTAAAATCAATCACAAAGGTATGAAAAAACTTTTTTTATCCGAGTCTTTGCCTAAAAAAGATTCGGGAAGAAAACAAATATGTAGAGTTATGAAGTTAACAGCGAGTTTTCTACTATTATGTTCATGTTTCGCTTTTGCCGGTCATGCAAATTCTCAAAATGCGAAAGTTAGTTTGAATAAGACTAAAGTCCAGTTACAGGAAATCCTGAATGAGATAGAAGAACAGACGGATTATCTGTTTATTTCAAACCGAGATGTAAATTTGAAACAGAAAGTATCTGTCAGTGCTAAAGATGAATCCGTCCAAGAAGTCTTATCTGAGGTGTTGAAAAATACAGGGTTGACTTTTAAAGTGGAAGGAGTGAATATTATTTTGTCTTCAAGTACAGGTTTTAATATTATTCAGCAAGATAAAAAAACGATTTCAGGTAGGGTCGTTGACCGAAATGGGGAACCAGTGATTGGTGTAAATGTGGTAGAAAAAGGGACAACCAATGGGACAATCACTGGTATGGATGGAAAGTTTACTTTAAATGTATCTCCAAATGCTACTTTAATGCTTTCTTATATAGGTTATAAAGCGCAAGAAATTGCTGTTAATAATCGCACTCAATACAATGTGGTTTTAGATGAAGATACAGAGGCCTTGGATGAAGTAGTCGTGGTAGGATATGGAACGATGAAGAAAAGTAGTTTGACTGGTTCGGTTACAAAAGTTGAAACAGAGAAATTAGAAGGTTTTCCTTCTGTCAATGTTGTAGATGCTCTACAAGGTCGGGCTGCTGGTGTTTATATAAACCCTTCTCGCCAACCGGGTGAAGATCCTACTATTCGGATTCGTGGAACACGTTCTTTCAATGCTTCTAATTCACCTTTATTGATTGTTGATGGTATGCCAGGCTCTTGGGAAAATGTCAGTTCTGAGGATATTGAATCAATGGAGATATTGAAGGATGCTGCTGCTACAGCTGTTTATGGCTCAAGAGCTGCCAATGGAGTTATCCTAATCACAACGAAGTCTGCTAAAAAAGGGGGAAAATTATCAATTGAATTGAACTCCTATGTGGGGATGAACAAGTATGATTTTATAGATATGCAGTCACCGGAGAAATATAATGCGATGATCCGTGATGTGATGCGGTATCAATCTCATGGGTTAGACAAAGAGGCTTGGGAAAATTCAGATATTGACTTGAGACGTGGATTGGAAATGTTTAATGGTTTATGGGCTGATAATTATTACAATAAAGGAATTACGTTTAATTGGCAAGATGCTTTGTTTAATAGTCATAGTGTGACTACTGGACATAATATTAGTATCGGGCAGGCAACAGATAAAATTTCTTATAAACTATCGTATAGTTTTCAAGATGATAATTCTTATTATAAGACGATGAATTATAAACGTCATATCTTGAATAATAATGTCAAAATTAATTTGGCCAAATGGATGGATTTGGGTTTAATTACTCGTTTAAGTTTACGGGATATGGGAGGCTGGCCCGGTAGTATGTGGGAAAATTATAGACGTATGAGTCCGTTTGAAACACCTTATATTGATGAAGATCCCAGCAAAGGCTTAAAAGACGTAGTCGGAAAAGAAAAGTATGTAAATGCATTGTTGAATTATCAGGATGGAAATTTTGTGAATGATCGTATCAATAAGCGTGCTGATATTATCTTGACAGCCAATATTCGTCCTTTTTCATGGCTGACTTTTACAACCAATTTGAAATTGGATTATAAAGAGTCAAGCAATGGAAAATATTATGATTCGAAGACAAGCGAGCAAAATTTGGGATACAATTTTGCTTCTTTCAATAAGGGATCAGATTCGGGTTATACATGGAATGGAATTTTGAATTTTGATAAATCATTTGGTTCACATCATTTGATGGCAACAGCTGTATTGGAAGCACAACAAAGTAAAGGTGAAAGTGTAGAAGCGTCTTCACAAGATATTCCGGCTAAATATATGGATTATCATTTTTTGTCATCTGGAATAGTCAACCAAAAAGTATCTTCTAATTATT
Proteins encoded in this region:
- a CDS encoding RNA polymerase sigma-70 factor, coding for MNFGVFYNAYYQRFVRYAFYYVNDLQAAEDLTHDALLYYWENKHKLPADADVLGYILESVKNKCLNYLKHIQVEVEYSKRRTELHDWEITTRIQTLENESYSTIFSKDIMRIVMESLSELPEQTRHIFVLNRLDYKSRKEIATTLGVSQQKVDYHINKANDHLRLKLKDYIPLILLFLN
- a CDS encoding TonB-dependent receptor; translation: MKKLFLSESLPKKDSGRKQICRVMKLTASFLLLCSCFAFAGHANSQNAKVSLNKTKVQLQEILNEIEEQTDYLFISNRDVNLKQKVSVSAKDESVQEVLSEVLKNTGLTFKVEGVNIILSSSTGFNIIQQDKKTISGRVVDRNGEPVIGVNVVEKGTTNGTITGMDGKFTLNVSPNATLMLSYIGYKAQEIAVNNRTQYNVVLDEDTEALDEVVVVGYGTMKKSSLTGSVTKVETEKLEGFPSVNVVDALQGRAAGVYINPSRQPGEDPTIRIRGTRSFNASNSPLLIVDGMPGSWENVSSEDIESMEILKDAAATAVYGSRAANGVILITTKSAKKGGKLSIELNSYVGMNKYDFIDMQSPEKYNAMIRDVMRYQSHGLDKEAWENSDIDLRRGLEMFNGLWADNYYNKGITFNWQDALFNSHSVTTGHNISIGQATDKISYKLSYSFQDDNSYYKTMNYKRHILNNNVKINLAKWMDLGLITRLSLRDMGGWPGSMWENYRRMSPFETPYIDEDPSKGLKDVVGKEKYVNALLNYQDGNFVNDRINKRADIILTANIRPFSWLTFTTNLKLDYKESSNGKYYDSKTSEQNLGYNFASFNKGSDSGYTWNGILNFDKSFGSHHLMATAVLEAQQSKGESVEASSQDIPAKYMDYHFLSSGIVNQKVSSNYWKSNLLSYMFRLQYEYKDRYLFNVAVRTDGSSKLADGNKWRSFPSAAVAWRVSEEGFLKDSKVVSNLKLRLSYGEIGNQAIDSYQTMTRLKSKTYSWAGNGFYTWQPDGLANKGLGWEVSKTWNAGVDFGLFDNLLGGTVEFYHTRNEDLLLTRTLPETTGFGSLWQNIGTTQNHGVEATINVYPVRGKDLNWSLTATATRNWNKIVELLDGKDDRGASRFVGQPISVFFNYEKIGIWQLDELEEAKKYKQEPGQIKIRDVDEDGKITDNDKVIIGQKEPKVIASIQNSLVYKDWDFSFNLVGQFGHIIEAGNYIAEWNADKMIINNVDWWTPLNPTNEWPRVQTAQSQDYTSTLSKFKGDFIKLQDISIGYNFKHLLAPVCKVEKLRLYVQARNLFYLYRACPGDINPEQPNSVYTLPTSLVVGLNFAF
- a CDS encoding FecR family protein; translation: MQIDQHILIRYFLKQASEEEKEVIRQWIESSEDNRRRFIRERIRFDASILVDEAAVESSTKIASGKRYRLHPALNWSLKVAASILILLGSFYLYDNYRMARLSQTLQCVYVPAGNRTNIQLPDGTSVWLNANTSLRYPMAFAENSREIMLDGEAYFEVAKDKKPFIVKTSKYDVEVLGTTFNVEAYKDKPNFRTMLYEGKVKLYNTKSPKAVYLSPGQTAELMGESLRVVPTTAPNSYRWKDGLIYIEDKSFNAIMELFEKFYDVRIIVNNKAVKDLGYRGKLRISDGVDHALRVLQNDFPFKYKRDEERNIIYIN
- a CDS encoding alpha/beta hydrolase produces the protein MARKLYFTILLLLFVSIMYAQYIPDVLGDNYLRRTIQMPDDYEGKVVCTLVKKPQLPETKQAILYIHGYNDYFFQKQLGDSVNAHGYNFYAMDLRKYGRSILPNQNPFFCKSLKEYFADLDTALAIIKEEGNDKILLMAHSTGGLITPYYLDSKKGKLPVDGLILNSPFLDWNFGWMMEKIVIPVVSCIGKLFPNLTVQGYGDASYAHSLLKRFKGEWVYNTNWKMMNGHPKKAGWINAIQEAQKTVQKGIDLDCPVLVMSSNKSFPETKEWNNEYLSSDIVLDVHDIQKYGQKLGNHVTRDTIQNGIHDLILSEKDSRDHVYRTVFDWLPGK
- a CDS encoding sensor histidine kinase, coding for MKNALLIICFILTQVSVVSGVVANDLDDLRQELKNLPDSSKLIKLNELLYQNNRNRVFKTYADLLLEEARRQKNDFYKGNALLSIMRYYYSKNPDSLRFYLKQAEPIYLATNRIEDLCRAKGWNIYTLISGGTHDQVIGEVESLKELATRLNYPEGVDMANQALASFYFNIGLKDEGIRLCNEILQGMEERGASRVRRFYLLRLLLNQKPEQEYLFKLDTCIKNCEEEGITQLDAEHSLTYLKHAYHLYSVQYYIACKDSSQAYFHLQKLGELEKRYNMNTERIMAQFLWMSYYNLVGEYDKALVIIDQLKHILLSNKRYNDWVTVEAIRADIYYKMGRGMESAKAYRDSKAVHDSVIQAQYYEDLAKLRTQREVDKLELQSRKLELEAEKSRVRSWIFGSGAIILLLLCGVLGFLAYSRHRYGARLKIAKEKAEEADHLKSAFLANMNHEIRTPLNAIVGFSQVIAEESDIETRREFAKIIQNNNELLQRLIEDVLDISKIESNTLTFVLTDQDLQALMKDLYSIMSLRISENVELQLDDCPRFTLRTDRNRLTQVLANLLTNAIKHTHEGYIRFGYKVAAGEICFYVADTGEGIPEDQLEHVFDRFVKLTEWTTGVGLGLAISKALVAKLGGRMEVCSKQGEGSTFSVIFPV